From Lentisphaera araneosa HTCC2155, the proteins below share one genomic window:
- a CDS encoding PHP domain-containing protein, whose amino-acid sequence MNLKQPVDLHCHSNISDGKLTPVELTELMSQQGVKLFSLTDHDTTAGCKEAADHAKKLGLQFIPGVEVSSDFNDKSLHILGLDIDLDNEDLQSFLDNNRRLRRDRVEKILSRLEHFNINIREELGEFSDGQSPGRTHFAEALVSKGYAEDKGEAFRRYLLKGGAAYVKCPWPGIQKTIETIHKANGKAVLAHPGRYGYSLPGLRGLFRQFRDAGGDGAEVSSGPQALGVVQRLSQLCSKFGLMVSGGSDFHDPSSKWVKAGEYQQIPKRLTRIWDEMEWLVE is encoded by the coding sequence TTGAATTTAAAACAACCAGTAGATTTACATTGCCATTCAAATATCTCGGATGGCAAATTGACGCCAGTTGAGCTTACAGAGTTAATGAGTCAGCAGGGAGTTAAATTATTTTCTTTAACAGATCATGATACGACAGCCGGTTGCAAAGAAGCGGCTGATCATGCAAAGAAATTAGGTCTGCAATTTATACCTGGTGTTGAGGTTTCGAGTGATTTTAATGACAAATCGCTTCATATACTTGGCCTAGATATAGATTTAGATAACGAAGATCTCCAGTCTTTTTTAGATAACAATCGTCGATTAAGGCGCGATAGAGTTGAGAAGATTTTAAGTCGCTTGGAACATTTCAACATCAATATACGCGAAGAGTTAGGCGAATTTAGTGACGGTCAATCACCCGGAAGAACTCACTTTGCTGAAGCACTTGTAAGCAAAGGATATGCTGAGGATAAAGGAGAAGCTTTTCGTCGTTATTTACTCAAGGGTGGTGCGGCATATGTAAAGTGTCCTTGGCCAGGAATTCAAAAGACTATAGAGACCATTCATAAAGCAAACGGTAAAGCGGTCTTGGCTCATCCAGGACGCTACGGTTATTCATTGCCTGGCTTGCGAGGCTTATTTCGTCAATTTCGCGATGCAGGGGGTGATGGAGCTGAAGTTTCGAGTGGACCGCAGGCTTTAGGAGTCGTGCAACGCTTATCTCAGCTTTGTTCAAAATTTGGTCTTATGGTTTCTGGTGGTTCAGATTTTCACGATCCGTCATCTAAATGGGTAAAGGCAGGGGAGTACCAGCAAATCCCCAAGAGATTAACGCGCATTTGGGATGAGATGGAGTGGTTAGTTGAATAA
- a CDS encoding TIGR01621 family pseudouridine synthase, whose product MNNLPEVIEEFEDFILVNKKPGENFHSESGEEGLFHQLKEHYGELYPVHRLDKVTSGLLLMARNLQSCQELNQLFEAQKIEKFYLAISDRKPKKKQGWVIGDMEKSRRGGWKLCESRKNPAVTQFFSYSIGQGKRVYLLRPRTGKTHQLRVAMKAIGAPICGDPNYYPGLIKGHEERCYLHAYVIRFTLKEREYQFTLKPHMGTYFSDETFLKVLEEQYLKPWDLNWPVKK is encoded by the coding sequence TTGAATAATCTTCCCGAAGTGATTGAAGAATTTGAAGACTTTATACTCGTCAATAAAAAGCCTGGAGAAAATTTCCATAGTGAATCTGGAGAAGAGGGGCTCTTTCATCAACTTAAGGAACATTATGGGGAACTTTACCCAGTTCATCGCTTAGATAAAGTAACCAGTGGCTTATTGTTGATGGCTAGAAATCTGCAAAGCTGTCAAGAATTAAATCAATTATTCGAAGCCCAAAAAATAGAAAAGTTTTACCTAGCGATATCCGATAGGAAGCCCAAAAAAAAGCAAGGATGGGTCATTGGGGATATGGAGAAATCTCGGCGCGGAGGTTGGAAGCTTTGCGAGTCTCGCAAGAACCCAGCAGTGACGCAATTCTTTAGTTACTCAATAGGGCAAGGGAAAAGAGTCTATCTACTTAGACCAAGGACAGGCAAAACACATCAATTAAGAGTGGCGATGAAAGCGATAGGTGCACCCATATGTGGCGACCCTAATTATTATCCAGGCCTGATTAAAGGTCATGAAGAAAGGTGTTACTTACATGCCTACGTAATTCGGTTCACCCTAAAGGAACGCGAGTATCAATTTACACTAAAACCTCATATGGGAACATATTTTTCCGATGAAACTTTTTTAAAAGTTTTAGAGGAGCAGTATCTTAAGCCATGGGATTTGAATTGGCCTGTAAAGAAATAA